A genomic segment from Pollutimonas thiosulfatoxidans encodes:
- a CDS encoding EAL domain-containing protein, whose protein sequence is MTSGATATTPALPPQDPRPDVIGSHPQYNSKQSLFYTAAATLMWTGAVGLLYPYLVGTDAFIAPSCAALLALCGAAMLLSAAKPSVSRTLAAVALGITGLLMLAGMNGMAPHADTLPLDTPMRLDVMCSLQLFLLALALLMAGRASSWRKVAMVLALASIVVAVVQRFPPGFVQLAGQSLFMADLALIIGVLAGAAVAGSSHGSMPGSPLVHRQVMFFGLVGTLASVLMWYALTDIYRHALSASAGSGMTDLLAFTDALGELVLLVCLAFTIIMARTLGTAAILAERARVLRHASFHDALTGLPNKKSLEAELQRLCARTSQGEASLWVVLVNLDGIKLINDSMGHNVGDQVLQEVAGRIADRAGDDAFICRLEGDEFVIVLSAVSSDEVVRITGGLISTIAKPYRIGAARLRLTASAGITTKRGAISDPMELIRQADLATACAKRDGRNTWHEYSAELSVSVIERLDLRSDLQQALDTHRLTLHYQPLLEGHSGRVVGVEALLRWMHPVRGPIPPAAFIGLAEQTGQIIPLTAWVLDQACRDIKLLKARNVGRFPVMVNISPVFFQRKDFVRDIKAVLEHHELTGDCLEVELTEGVLLEHTASTIKKLNELRALGVKASIDDFGTGYSSLSYLKSLPIEKVKIDQSFIKDVISDQHDAAITRAIISLAHHLDLTVIAEGVETEGQYWFLKRNLCDQFQGFLFARPIPLGDLLPWLQQREIAQALPGAQGESGDGRCLLLLDDEENILRALKRLLRRDGYRILTATTPQEAFSLLAKNDIQVLVSDQRMPTMTGTEFFSRVKEIYPETVRLVLSGYTDLKTVTDAINHGAIYKFLTKPWDDEGLRAEIALAFKNAETIAARPAPPLAQ, encoded by the coding sequence ATGACGTCTGGCGCCACCGCCACAACACCCGCTTTGCCGCCGCAGGATCCCCGACCAGACGTCATTGGCAGCCATCCGCAATACAATTCCAAACAATCTCTGTTCTATACCGCAGCCGCCACGCTGATGTGGACGGGCGCGGTCGGATTGCTCTATCCATATCTGGTTGGCACCGACGCATTTATTGCCCCAAGCTGCGCAGCGCTGCTGGCGCTTTGCGGTGCAGCCATGCTGCTGTCTGCCGCCAAACCATCCGTGTCGCGGACGCTGGCGGCGGTGGCGCTGGGGATCACTGGCCTGCTCATGCTGGCCGGCATGAACGGGATGGCGCCGCACGCCGATACCTTGCCGCTGGACACGCCAATGCGGCTGGATGTCATGTGCAGCTTGCAGCTGTTCCTGCTGGCCCTGGCCCTGCTCATGGCCGGCCGCGCTTCAAGCTGGCGCAAAGTGGCCATGGTGCTTGCCTTGGCTTCCATCGTGGTGGCCGTCGTGCAGCGCTTTCCGCCGGGGTTCGTGCAGCTTGCCGGGCAATCCCTGTTCATGGCGGACCTGGCCCTGATCATCGGCGTGCTGGCGGGTGCTGCCGTGGCGGGATCCAGCCACGGCAGCATGCCTGGCTCGCCTCTGGTGCACAGGCAGGTCATGTTTTTTGGCCTGGTGGGCACGCTGGCCTCAGTACTGATGTGGTACGCCTTGACCGACATCTATCGCCACGCCCTGAGCGCTTCGGCAGGCAGCGGCATGACCGATCTGTTGGCATTTACGGATGCGTTGGGCGAACTGGTGTTGTTGGTTTGCCTGGCGTTTACGATCATCATGGCCAGGACGCTGGGAACGGCCGCGATCCTGGCCGAACGCGCCCGCGTGCTACGCCACGCCTCGTTCCATGACGCGCTGACGGGGTTGCCCAACAAGAAAAGCCTGGAAGCCGAACTGCAACGGCTCTGTGCCCGCACCTCGCAGGGCGAGGCATCCTTGTGGGTGGTGCTGGTCAACCTGGATGGCATCAAGCTGATCAACGATTCCATGGGCCATAACGTGGGCGACCAGGTGCTTCAGGAAGTCGCCGGGCGCATTGCGGATCGCGCAGGAGACGATGCTTTTATTTGCCGACTGGAAGGCGACGAGTTCGTCATCGTTCTAAGTGCGGTCAGCTCGGACGAGGTGGTCCGTATCACCGGCGGCCTGATCTCCACCATCGCCAAACCCTATCGCATCGGCGCGGCCAGGCTGCGCTTGACAGCAAGCGCCGGCATCACGACAAAACGCGGGGCCATCAGCGATCCCATGGAACTGATACGCCAAGCCGATCTGGCGACGGCCTGCGCCAAGCGTGACGGACGCAATACCTGGCATGAGTATTCGGCCGAGCTAAGTGTGTCGGTGATCGAACGCCTGGACCTGCGCAGTGATCTGCAGCAAGCGCTGGACACCCATAGACTGACGTTGCATTATCAGCCCTTGCTGGAGGGGCATAGCGGCCGCGTTGTCGGCGTGGAAGCCCTGCTGCGCTGGATGCATCCCGTGCGCGGCCCCATACCGCCCGCGGCCTTTATCGGCCTGGCGGAGCAGACTGGGCAGATCATTCCCTTGACCGCCTGGGTGCTGGACCAGGCCTGCCGAGACATCAAGCTGCTTAAGGCCCGTAATGTGGGTCGGTTTCCCGTGATGGTAAATATTTCACCTGTCTTCTTTCAGCGCAAGGATTTCGTGCGGGACATCAAGGCGGTGCTTGAACACCATGAGCTGACCGGCGACTGCCTGGAGGTCGAGCTAACCGAAGGCGTATTGCTGGAGCACACCGCCAGCACCATCAAAAAGCTTAACGAGCTACGGGCATTGGGCGTCAAGGCCTCGATCGACGACTTTGGCACCGGGTACTCCAGCCTCAGTTATCTGAAAAGCTTGCCGATTGAAAAGGTCAAGATCGATCAGTCTTTCATCAAGGATGTAATCAGCGACCAGCACGATGCCGCCATCACGCGCGCCATCATCAGCCTGGCTCATCATCTGGACTTGACAGTCATCGCCGAGGGCGTGGAAACAGAAGGCCAGTACTGGTTCCTGAAACGCAATCTGTGCGACCAATTCCAGGGCTTCCTGTTTGCACGGCCCATACCTCTGGGCGACCTGCTGCCCTGGCTGCAGCAACGCGAAATCGCTCAGGCGCTGCCCGGCGCGCAAGGCGAATCGGGCGACGGGCGATGCCTGTTGCTGCTGGATGACGAAGAGAACATCTTGCGCGCGCTAAAGCGCCTGCTGCGCCGGGATGGCTATCGCATCCTGACCGCAACCACCCCGCAAGAGGCGTTTTCGCTGTTGGCCAAAAACGATATCCAAGTGCTGGTATCGGACCAACGCATGCCGACCATGACGGGCACCGAGTTCTTCAGCCGCGTGAAAGAGATCTACCCCGAAACCGTCAGGCTGGTGCTCTCGGGCTACACGGATCTGAAGACCGTGACGGACGCCATCAATCACGGCGCAATCTACAAGTTCTTGACCAAACCCTGGGATGACGAAGGCTTGCGGGCAGAGATCGCGCTGGCATTCAAGAACGCCGAAACCATTGCAGCACGCCCTGCGCCGCCACTGGCTCAATAG